In Kitasatospora gansuensis, a genomic segment contains:
- a CDS encoding YciI family protein, which yields MKYMLLMQFSAATVDFPTIDTWTPEELRAHIGFMGETNRKLAADGEFVDAQGLAMPDTAKIVRSGANGAPVVTEGPFAETKEWVAGWWIVDCESPERAVEIAARVSAAPGPGGKPLNMPIEVRQVMSAPTEEL from the coding sequence ATGAAGTACATGCTGTTGATGCAGTTCAGCGCGGCGACCGTCGACTTCCCGACCATCGACACCTGGACGCCGGAGGAGCTCCGGGCCCACATCGGCTTCATGGGCGAGACCAACCGCAAGCTGGCCGCCGACGGCGAGTTCGTCGACGCCCAGGGGCTGGCGATGCCCGACACCGCGAAGATCGTCCGCTCCGGGGCGAACGGCGCGCCGGTGGTCACCGAGGGCCCGTTCGCGGAGACCAAGGAGTGGGTGGCGGGCTGGTGGATCGTCGACTGCGAGAGCCCCGAGCGCGCGGTGGAGATCGCCGCCCGGGTGTCGGCCGCGCCCGGCCCGGGCGGGAAGCCGCTGAACATGCCGATCGAGGTGCGCCAGGTGATGTCGGCGCCGACCGAGGAGCTGTGA
- a CDS encoding RICIN domain-containing protein — protein MRIRPALTAALCALTCALGIAAPARAADATFYVDCAAGSDAAAGTSPATAWRSLAKVSATVFGPGDRILLKRGTACAGTLAPEGSGAPGRPITVDAYGSGAAPLVAGGGAPRAVLLRNQQQWEIRNLEITNTGASKGNRRGVSVELADYGTASHFVLENLDIHDVNGADTKDLGGSGGIYLTVGGTAVQTRFDDVAIRGNSVRTVDREGIFFVSSWNRSGFETPSAGTFVPWTGVVVSGNRLSDLGGDGIVAGNTTGVLVEHNTVAGFQRRSAGYNAGIWAYDSDQALFQYNEASGGISTRDGMAYDIDQGSVGTVFQYNYSHDNAGGFFLLCNATGILRGAVVRYNISQNDAYRGFENCSGPIESADVHNNTIYVGPGIGQSVIQENNTTARQVRFRNNLVVKAGSGTASMTLRGGGYQLDHNQLVNVTGAPAGAGSTADPLLRAAGTATDRAHADGYRLCTGSSALAAGVVVPGNGGYDYFGAPVSAAAAPAIGASEGPGVDCAGPVNSGATYRIGRTGTAQVVDVPGAVGTGGTQLIQWTWHGGDNQRWTFTANADGSWTARNARSGLCMDVNAGSTSAGAAVIQWTCSGNDNQRWRITPATGGGHTLASVRSGLLLTAADGTDGARLTQQPNSGTAAQNWTFTLS, from the coding sequence ATGCGCATCCGCCCCGCCCTCACTGCCGCCCTGTGCGCGCTGACCTGCGCCCTCGGCATCGCCGCGCCCGCCCGGGCCGCGGACGCCACCTTCTACGTGGACTGCGCCGCGGGCAGCGACGCCGCGGCCGGTACCTCACCCGCCACCGCGTGGCGTTCGCTCGCCAAGGTGAGTGCCACCGTCTTCGGGCCGGGTGACCGGATCCTGCTCAAGCGGGGGACGGCCTGCGCCGGGACGCTCGCTCCGGAGGGATCCGGCGCCCCCGGCCGGCCGATCACCGTCGACGCCTACGGCAGCGGCGCCGCCCCGCTGGTCGCGGGCGGCGGGGCGCCGCGTGCGGTCCTGCTGCGGAACCAGCAGCAGTGGGAGATCCGTAACCTGGAGATCACCAACACCGGTGCGAGCAAGGGCAATCGGCGCGGTGTCTCGGTCGAACTGGCCGACTACGGCACCGCGAGCCACTTCGTGCTGGAGAACCTCGACATCCACGACGTCAACGGTGCCGACACCAAGGACCTCGGCGGCAGCGGCGGCATCTACCTGACGGTCGGCGGCACCGCCGTCCAGACCCGGTTCGACGACGTGGCGATCCGCGGCAACAGCGTCCGCACCGTGGACCGGGAGGGGATCTTCTTCGTCTCCAGCTGGAACCGCTCCGGCTTCGAGACCCCGAGCGCGGGCACCTTCGTGCCCTGGACCGGGGTGGTGGTCAGCGGCAACCGGCTGAGCGACCTCGGCGGCGACGGCATCGTGGCCGGGAACACCACCGGCGTCCTGGTGGAGCACAACACCGTCGCCGGGTTCCAGCGACGCTCGGCCGGCTACAACGCGGGCATCTGGGCGTACGACTCCGACCAGGCCCTGTTCCAGTACAACGAGGCGAGCGGCGGCATCTCCACCCGGGACGGCATGGCGTACGACATCGACCAGGGGAGCGTCGGCACGGTCTTCCAGTACAACTACAGCCACGACAACGCGGGCGGCTTCTTCCTGCTGTGCAACGCCACCGGCATCCTGCGCGGGGCCGTGGTGCGCTACAACATCAGCCAGAACGACGCCTACCGAGGCTTCGAGAACTGCTCGGGCCCGATCGAGTCCGCGGACGTCCACAACAACACGATCTACGTCGGGCCCGGCATCGGCCAGTCCGTGATCCAGGAGAACAACACCACCGCGCGGCAGGTCAGGTTCCGCAACAACCTGGTGGTGAAGGCCGGTTCGGGCACCGCCTCGATGACCCTGCGCGGCGGTGGCTACCAGCTCGACCACAACCAGCTGGTCAACGTCACCGGCGCCCCCGCCGGTGCGGGCAGCACCGCCGACCCGCTCCTGCGGGCCGCCGGCACCGCCACCGACCGCGCGCACGCCGACGGTTACCGGCTCTGCACCGGGTCGTCGGCCCTGGCGGCCGGGGTGGTGGTCCCCGGCAACGGCGGGTACGACTACTTCGGCGCGCCGGTTTCCGCAGCCGCCGCACCGGCGATCGGCGCGTCCGAAGGACCGGGTGTGGACTGCGCCGGGCCGGTCAACTCCGGTGCCACGTACCGGATCGGGCGCACCGGCACCGCTCAGGTGGTGGACGTGCCCGGGGCCGTCGGCACGGGTGGTACCCAGCTGATCCAGTGGACCTGGCACGGCGGCGACAACCAGCGCTGGACGTTCACCGCCAACGCCGACGGCAGCTGGACGGCCCGCAACGCCCGGTCCGGGCTGTGCATGGACGTCAACGCCGGTTCCACCAGCGCCGGAGCGGCCGTCATCCAGTGGACCTGCTCCGGCAACGACAACCAGCGCTGGCGGATCACCCCGGCCACCGGTGGCGGCCACACCCTGGCCTCCGTCCGCAGCGGCCTGCTGCTCACCGCCGCGGACGGCACCGACGGCGCCCGGCTCACCCAGCAGCCCAACTCCGGTACCGCCGCCCAGAACTGGACCTTCACCCTCAGCTGA
- a CDS encoding class I SAM-dependent methyltransferase yields the protein MADHQEETRAAYDGVVELYASLFANRLESQPFARAMIGTFAELVRATGNPRAADIGCGPGHLTAMLRELGLDALGFDLSPGMVDHARRAHPALRFQGARMESLPVEDGALGGVLAHYSMIHTPPAELPELLAEQVRVLAPGGLLLVSFFGTDGPEPVRFDHKVTPAYSWPADRLADLLADAGLVPFARLLHDPASERGFLDAHLLARRS from the coding sequence GTGGCGGATCATCAGGAGGAGACCAGGGCGGCCTACGACGGGGTCGTCGAGCTGTACGCGTCGCTGTTCGCGAACCGGCTGGAGAGCCAGCCGTTCGCCCGCGCCATGATCGGCACCTTCGCCGAACTGGTCCGCGCGACGGGCAACCCACGGGCAGCGGACATCGGGTGCGGGCCGGGCCATCTGACGGCCATGCTGCGCGAACTGGGCCTGGACGCCCTCGGGTTCGACCTCTCACCGGGCATGGTTGACCACGCTCGGCGGGCCCATCCGGCGCTGCGCTTCCAGGGGGCGCGGATGGAGTCCCTGCCGGTCGAGGACGGCGCGCTCGGCGGCGTACTGGCCCACTACTCGATGATCCACACCCCACCGGCGGAGCTGCCGGAGCTGCTCGCCGAGCAGGTACGCGTCCTGGCGCCGGGCGGCCTGCTCCTGGTCTCCTTCTTCGGGACCGACGGACCGGAGCCGGTGCGCTTCGACCACAAGGTGACGCCCGCCTACAGCTGGCCGGCGGACCGCCTCGCCGACCTGCTGGCCGACGCCGGGCTGGTGCCCTTCGCCCGACTGCTGCACGACCCGGCCTCCGAACGGGGCTTCCTCGACGCCCACTTGCTGGCCCGCCGTTCGTAG
- a CDS encoding RNA polymerase sigma factor, producing the protein MTGLDPAAEDLLRELAPQVLGVLTRRFGDFAAAEDAVQEALLAAALQWPAEGLPDRPRGWLIQVAQRRMTEEVRSEQARRRREDRVAGQLPADHWAAPPADAEDAAGRDDTLLLLFLCCHPALSPAAAIALTLRSVGGLTTGQIADAFLVPEATMGQRISRAKQRIRSSGIPFRMPAPEDRPARLASVLHVLYLIFNEGYASSAGPDLQRVELSREAIRLTRALHSALPEHSEVTGLLALMLLNHARSRARTDGLGELVPLAEQDRSRWDTEAIAEGIALITAALPRGPVGPYQVQAAIAAVHDEAATAEETDWPQILALYGVLERLAPSPVVALNRVVATAMVHGPAVGLAELDALRDDGRLTGRHRPAVVRGYLLELSGDRAGAAEQYRAAARHTASLPERHHLTIRAARLAQPLD; encoded by the coding sequence CTGACCGGACTCGACCCGGCCGCCGAGGACCTGCTGCGCGAACTGGCGCCGCAGGTCCTCGGCGTGCTCACGCGCAGGTTCGGCGACTTCGCCGCCGCCGAGGACGCCGTCCAGGAGGCGCTGCTCGCCGCCGCCCTCCAGTGGCCCGCCGAGGGTCTGCCCGACCGTCCCCGCGGCTGGCTGATCCAGGTCGCCCAACGGCGGATGACCGAGGAGGTCCGCAGCGAACAGGCCCGGCGCCGCCGGGAGGACCGGGTCGCCGGGCAGCTGCCCGCCGACCACTGGGCGGCGCCGCCCGCCGACGCCGAGGACGCCGCCGGGCGGGACGACACCCTGCTCCTGCTGTTCCTGTGCTGCCACCCCGCGCTGTCGCCCGCCGCCGCGATCGCCCTCACGCTGCGGTCGGTCGGCGGCCTGACCACCGGTCAGATCGCGGACGCCTTCCTGGTCCCCGAGGCGACCATGGGGCAGCGGATCAGCCGGGCCAAACAGCGGATCAGGAGCTCCGGGATCCCGTTCCGGATGCCCGCGCCCGAGGACCGGCCGGCCCGGCTCGCCTCGGTGCTGCACGTGCTCTACCTGATCTTCAACGAGGGCTACGCCAGCAGCGCGGGCCCCGACCTCCAGCGGGTCGAACTCTCCCGCGAGGCGATCCGGCTGACCCGCGCCCTGCACAGCGCGCTGCCCGAGCACAGCGAGGTCACCGGTCTGCTCGCGCTCATGCTGCTCAACCACGCCCGCAGCCGGGCCCGCACCGACGGCCTGGGCGAACTGGTCCCGCTCGCCGAGCAGGACCGCAGCCGCTGGGACACCGAAGCGATCGCCGAGGGCATCGCGCTGATCACCGCCGCCCTCCCGCGCGGCCCGGTCGGCCCGTACCAGGTGCAGGCGGCGATCGCCGCCGTCCACGACGAGGCCGCGACCGCCGAGGAGACCGACTGGCCACAGATCCTCGCGCTGTACGGGGTGTTGGAGCGGCTCGCCCCCAGCCCGGTGGTCGCCCTCAACCGGGTCGTCGCCACCGCCATGGTGCACGGCCCGGCCGTCGGCCTGGCCGAACTGGACGCCCTGCGGGACGACGGGCGCCTGACCGGCCGTCACCGGCCCGCCGTGGTCCGCGGCTACCTGCTGGAGCTCTCCGGCGACCGGGCCGGCGCCGCCGAGCAGTACCGCGCCGCCGCCCGGCACACCGCCAGCCTTCCGGAGCGCCACCACCTGACGATACGGGCGGCCCGGCTCGCCCAACCACTTGACTGA
- a CDS encoding MbtH family protein: MDGDTQSYVVVLNDEEQYSIWPADRDLPLGWRGDGVSGSKAECLSHIGEVWTDMRPSSLRRSVEQAG, from the coding sequence ATGGACGGCGACACCCAGTCCTATGTGGTCGTACTCAACGACGAGGAGCAGTACTCAATCTGGCCCGCCGACCGTGACCTGCCGCTGGGCTGGCGCGGCGACGGCGTCAGCGGTTCCAAGGCGGAATGCCTGTCCCACATCGGCGAGGTCTGGACGGACATGCGCCCGTCGAGCCTTCGCCGGTCCGTGGAGCAAGCCGGTTAG
- a CDS encoding alpha/beta fold hydrolase, with protein sequence MGDYVELSGIRTWYEAEGDGDPLLLLHGGLCTNETWDAQRPALAAEYRVFLPERRAHGRTPDVAGPLSYRDMADDTVRFLESVVRGPAHLVGWSDGGIVALLVAIARPDLVRKVVAIGANFRPTPEVVAAPAMLDHLTPDGPELAPFREMYAAVSPDGAEHWPVVADKMFRMFATQPTISLAELAGIGAPTLVLVGDDDMMTLEHTVELYRTIPHSELAVVPGASHALPLEKPAETNRIILDFLGHDPIPTMLPVRRAGARQPA encoded by the coding sequence ATGGGCGACTACGTGGAGCTCTCCGGCATCAGGACCTGGTACGAGGCCGAGGGCGACGGTGATCCGCTGCTCCTGCTGCACGGCGGCCTCTGCACCAACGAGACCTGGGACGCCCAGCGCCCCGCCCTCGCGGCCGAGTACCGCGTGTTCCTCCCGGAGCGTCGCGCCCACGGGCGTACCCCCGACGTCGCGGGCCCGCTCTCCTACCGGGACATGGCCGACGACACCGTCCGCTTTCTCGAGTCGGTGGTGCGCGGTCCCGCCCACCTGGTCGGTTGGAGCGACGGCGGGATCGTCGCCCTGCTCGTCGCGATCGCCCGCCCCGACCTGGTCCGGAAGGTCGTGGCGATCGGGGCCAACTTCCGCCCGACCCCGGAGGTCGTGGCCGCCCCGGCCATGCTGGACCATCTCACGCCCGACGGTCCCGAGCTGGCGCCGTTCCGCGAGATGTACGCCGCCGTCTCACCCGACGGCGCCGAGCACTGGCCGGTGGTGGCCGACAAGATGTTCCGGATGTTCGCCACCCAGCCGACCATCTCCCTCGCGGAGCTGGCCGGGATCGGCGCGCCGACCCTCGTCCTGGTCGGCGACGACGACATGATGACGCTCGAGCACACCGTCGAGCTCTACCGCACGATTCCGCACTCCGAACTGGCCGTCGTGCCCGGCGCCTCCCACGCGCTGCCACTGGAGAAGCCCGCCGAGACCAACCGGATCATCCTCGACTTCCTGGGGCACGATCCGATCCCGACCATGCTCCCCGTCCGCCGGGCGGGTGCGCGGCAGCCCGCCTGA
- a CDS encoding family 20 glycosylhydrolase, with the protein MRLLRLLIAALCTVAALALPGLAGSPAQAAAGPPQTVPALRQWTAGAGSFTFTATGRIAVDPAYSAQLADEASTFADDLRDLTGRTVPVVTGSPAAGDIALTLGDAALPAEGYRMTVGQGITLQGATDTGVFNGTRSVLQLLHQSATVPAGTAVDWPTKAERGLMIDQGRKFFTVPWVKQHIKELAYLKLNYFHFHLSDTYGFRLESSTHPEIVSTDHYSKQDIADLVALGQKYHVTIVPEIDTPGHMNAVLAAHPELKLKNNSGTASPDFIDLSLPGTYTLVKDLIEEYLPLFPAPYWHIGADEYVTDYSKYPQLLSYARAHYGATATAKDTYYGFVNWSNALVRAAGKTTRMWNDGIKSGDGTIQPDRNILVEYWYSYGLTPQQLADRGHVVANESWTPTYYVLGGAKPDTRWMYESWQPDLFQGNTTLADPSRNPGSLIHVWCDNPTAETETQIAAGIMYPLRVLAQQTWGSPKPAATYAAFTPVVAAVGHHPGWPSTAQPGDLAHNRPTTASSTETPNFPAPFATDGDPGSRWASAYADPQWIQVDLGSTQTVNRVVLRWEAAYGKSFQIQLSDDAVTWRTIHSTTTGTGGVQDLTGLTGSGRYIRMYGTQRGTSYGYSLYEFEVYGSQLSGTRTLTANGKALDDPASSTASGTQLITWKPHGGPNQQWQLTANADGSHTMVNGASGLCADVTATTANAPVVQATCTGGDSQRWLITATGSGYTVANKKSTLLLTTASGADGALVTQQAPGGSALQLWQIS; encoded by the coding sequence ATGCGACTGCTCAGACTGCTCATCGCCGCACTCTGCACCGTGGCCGCACTCGCCCTGCCGGGCCTGGCAGGCAGTCCGGCACAGGCCGCCGCCGGGCCCCCGCAGACCGTACCGGCGCTGCGCCAGTGGACCGCCGGCGCCGGCTCGTTCACCTTTACCGCCACCGGCCGAATAGCCGTCGACCCGGCGTACAGTGCCCAACTCGCCGACGAGGCGAGCACGTTCGCCGATGATCTGCGGGACCTGACCGGTCGGACCGTCCCGGTGGTCACCGGCAGCCCGGCGGCCGGGGACATCGCGCTGACGCTTGGCGACGCCGCCCTGCCCGCCGAGGGCTACCGGATGACGGTCGGTCAGGGCATCACCCTCCAAGGTGCCACCGACACCGGGGTGTTCAACGGTACCCGTAGCGTGCTGCAACTCCTGCATCAGTCGGCCACCGTCCCGGCCGGCACCGCCGTGGACTGGCCGACCAAGGCCGAACGCGGGCTGATGATCGACCAGGGACGGAAGTTCTTCACCGTGCCGTGGGTGAAGCAGCACATCAAGGAACTGGCCTACCTCAAGCTGAACTACTTCCACTTCCACCTGTCGGACACCTACGGCTTCCGGCTGGAGAGTTCCACCCACCCGGAGATCGTCTCCACCGACCACTACAGCAAGCAGGACATCGCCGACCTGGTGGCACTGGGCCAGAAGTACCACGTCACGATCGTCCCGGAGATCGACACCCCCGGGCACATGAACGCGGTCCTGGCCGCCCACCCCGAACTCAAGCTCAAGAACAACTCCGGCACCGCCAGCCCGGACTTCATCGACCTCTCGCTACCCGGCACGTACACCCTGGTCAAAGACCTGATCGAGGAGTACCTGCCGCTCTTCCCGGCCCCCTACTGGCACATCGGCGCGGACGAGTACGTCACCGACTACAGCAAGTACCCCCAGCTGCTCAGCTACGCCCGCGCCCACTACGGGGCAACCGCCACCGCCAAGGACACCTACTACGGCTTCGTCAACTGGTCCAACGCGCTGGTGCGGGCCGCCGGGAAGACCACCAGGATGTGGAACGACGGCATCAAGTCCGGTGACGGCACGATCCAGCCGGACCGGAACATCCTGGTCGAGTACTGGTACAGCTACGGCCTGACGCCCCAGCAACTCGCCGACAGGGGCCACGTGGTGGCCAACGAGTCGTGGACCCCGACGTACTACGTGCTCGGCGGCGCGAAGCCGGACACCCGCTGGATGTACGAGAGTTGGCAGCCCGACCTGTTCCAGGGCAACACCACGCTCGCCGACCCGTCCCGCAACCCCGGCTCGCTGATCCACGTCTGGTGCGACAACCCCACCGCCGAGACCGAGACCCAGATCGCCGCCGGCATCATGTACCCGCTCCGGGTGCTGGCCCAGCAGACCTGGGGCTCCCCGAAGCCGGCCGCCACGTACGCCGCGTTCACCCCGGTCGTCGCCGCCGTCGGCCACCACCCCGGCTGGCCCTCCACCGCCCAGCCCGGCGACCTCGCGCACAACCGCCCGACCACCGCCTCCAGCACCGAGACCCCCAACTTCCCCGCCCCCTTCGCCACCGACGGCGACCCCGGCTCCCGCTGGGCCAGCGCCTACGCCGACCCGCAGTGGATCCAGGTCGACCTCGGCTCCACCCAGACGGTCAACCGGGTGGTGCTCCGCTGGGAGGCCGCGTACGGCAAGTCCTTCCAGATCCAGCTCTCCGACGACGCGGTGACCTGGCGCACCATCCACTCCACCACCACCGGCACCGGGGGCGTCCAGGACCTCACCGGGCTCACCGGATCCGGCCGCTACATCCGGATGTACGGCACCCAGCGCGGCACCAGCTACGGCTACTCGCTGTACGAATTCGAGGTCTACGGCAGCCAGTTGAGCGGCACCCGGACGCTCACCGCGAACGGCAAGGCACTCGACGACCCGGCCTCCTCGACGGCCTCCGGCACCCAGCTGATCACCTGGAAGCCGCACGGCGGCCCCAACCAGCAGTGGCAGCTCACCGCCAACGCCGACGGCAGCCACACCATGGTCAACGGCGCCTCCGGGCTCTGCGCCGACGTGACCGCCACTACCGCGAACGCGCCCGTCGTCCAGGCCACCTGCACCGGCGGCGACAGCCAGCGCTGGCTGATCACCGCCACCGGCAGCGGCTACACCGTCGCCAACAAGAAGAGCACCCTGCTGCTGACCACCGCCTCCGGGGCGGACGGCGCCCTGGTCACCCAGCAGGCGCCCGGTGGCTCGGCGCTGCAGCTCTGGCAGATCAGCTGA
- a CDS encoding MOSC domain-containing protein encodes MNGTVTAVSSNEAYSFTKPNRAAITLLAGLGVEGDIHAGVTVKHRSRVAQDPTQPNLRQVHLIHQELFAEVGSEGFEVTPGQLGENITTSGIDLLGLPVGALLRIGAEAVVEVTGLRNPCRQIDNFQDGLLKRVVGRDEAGNVVRKAGIMSVVLSGGPVRPGDPITVELPDGPHRPLERV; translated from the coding sequence ATGAACGGCACGGTCACCGCAGTCAGCAGCAACGAGGCGTACTCCTTCACCAAGCCCAACCGCGCCGCCATCACGCTGCTGGCCGGGCTCGGCGTGGAGGGCGACATACACGCCGGCGTGACGGTCAAGCACCGCTCGCGGGTCGCCCAGGACCCCACCCAGCCGAACCTCCGTCAGGTCCACCTGATCCACCAGGAGCTCTTCGCCGAGGTCGGCTCGGAGGGCTTCGAGGTGACCCCCGGTCAGCTCGGCGAGAACATCACCACCAGCGGGATCGACCTGCTCGGCCTGCCCGTCGGAGCGCTGCTGCGGATCGGCGCCGAGGCGGTCGTCGAGGTCACCGGCCTGCGCAATCCCTGCCGGCAGATCGACAACTTCCAGGACGGGCTGCTGAAGCGGGTCGTCGGCCGTGACGAGGCGGGCAACGTCGTCCGCAAGGCCGGCATCATGAGCGTCGTCCTCAGCGGCGGCCCGGTCCGCCCCGGCGACCCCATCACGGTCGAGCTCCCGGACGGGCCCCACCGGCCCCTCGAACGCGTCTGA